The proteins below are encoded in one region of Rana temporaria chromosome 2, aRanTem1.1, whole genome shotgun sequence:
- the ZC3H12C gene encoding probable ribonuclease ZC3H12C yields MSVCSPAKEFRSYYQGFRKVESDTCTGFMGLKDDFGHSFGHLYAESSNSTLGAIVPWTILRKPTMDKINSRKDDLDKDTSEETCSTSGDSEESTNSDNELELSGRLVAEPCQVTKPHRQLCRSPCIEPYILKRNEILQDLKNEDVLIGAKEIKNLPDASKDYQTKLDFALKLGYSEEQVLLVLNKLGTNALINDILGELVKLGSKSECEQNGSVSTNVREPSSFESQRSESPFQQEVIDDCDNLRPIVIDGSNVAMSHGNKEVFSCRGIKLAVSWFLDRGHKNVTVFVPAWRKEQSRPDALITDQEILRKLEKDKILVFTPSRRVQGRRVVCYDDRFILKLAFESDGIIVSNDNYRDLANEKPEWKKFIDERLLMYSFVNDKFMPPDDPLGRHGPSLDNFLRKKPVLPEYKKQPCPYGKKCTYGHKCKYYHPERGNQPQRSVADELRAMSRNNIAKTAGEIGLVKSNSVPSNTKIDTSSDGKRSTPKRQSDPSIRTHAYDLEEKLPTKNKLETRSVPSLVSISSIKPQSTTPSRNGALANVHLPSQDQVLPGLYSPMILAAKNHGTIPCDQYPKCESPIDTGYYSMMNAYSNLSFSGNRSPERRFSLDTDYRISFVASDCSSEGSLSCGSSDSYSGYNDRSYVSSPDPQLEDNLKCQHIHTHSRANSQAFQGYHDPLMRVQSYGHEPEPKHHHKPPPPYMPLPPLHHAVAARSSCPNDYHVSPNSPMSKSGIMGRSLVSTRMESISDSRLYESPPQRQHKIYLSQESPRNGDRGNYPVDPYGYRPGYPVSGNPSQPCYEQFAFQSQLENQDPSWRVPYCGIPQELPRFSNTREKIFMNLCNIFPAELVRMVMKRNPHVTDAQQLAAAILMEKSQCGY; encoded by the exons gaGTTCAGGTCGTACTATCAAGGCTTTAGAAAGGTGGAATCGGACACATGTACCGGCTTCATGGGCTTAAAGGATGATTTCGGGCACAGCTTCGGCCATCTTTACGCAGAGAGCAGTAATTCCACTTTAGGTGCAATTGTACCGTGGACTATCCTGCGGAAACCCACCATGGATAAAATCAATTCCAGAAAGGATGATTTGGACAAAGATACCTCCGAGGAGACCTGCAGCACCAGCGGTGACTCAGAAGAAAGCACAAATTCTGACAACGAGTTGGAGTTGTCGGGGAGACTCGTAGCCGAACCTTGTCAGGTAACCAAACCACACAGACAGCTCTGTCGCTCTCCTTGCATTGAGCCATACATTCTGAAAAGGAATGAGATCCTACAGGACCTAAAAAATGAGGATGTTCTGATAGGAGCTAAGGAGATCAAGAACCTACCTGACGCGTCGAAGGACTACCAAACAAAACTGGACTTTGCACTTAAGCTAGGATACTCGGAGGAGCAAGTTCTTCTTGTCCTCAACAAGTTGGGAACCAATGCTTTAATCAATGACATTTTGGGGGAGCTTGTCAAGCTTGGTAGCAAGAGTGAATGTGAACAAAATGGAAGTGTTAGTACAAATGTACGGGAACCATCGTCCTTTGAGTCTCAAAGATCAGAATCTCCTTTTCAACAGGAAGTAATAGATGATTGCGATAACCTAAGGCCCATTGTTATTGATGGGAGCAATGTTGCCATGAG TCATGGTAATAAAGAAGTGTTTTCTTGCCGTGGGATCAAGCTAGCTGTCTCCTGGTTCTTGGACAGAGGACATAAGAATGTCACCGTGTTTGTACCAGCCTGGAGGAAAGAACAGTCCCGGCCAGATGCGCTCATAACTG aTCAAGAAATCCTGCGCAAGCTAGAGAAGGACAAGATCTTGGTGTTTACTCCATCCCGTCGAGTCCAGGGAAGAAGGGTAGTGTGCTATGATGATCGCTTCATATTGAAGCTGGCATTTGAATCAGATGGCATTATTGTGTCTAATGACAACTATCGGGATCTGGCCAACGAGAAGCCTGAATGGAAGAAATTCATTGACGAGAGGTTGCTAATGTATTCATTTGTCAACGACAA ATTTATGCCTCCGGACGATCCACTAGGCAGGCATGGACCAAGCCTGGATAATTTTTTAAGAAAGAAGCCTGTTCTTCCAGAATACAAGAAGCAGCCATGCCCATATG GGAAGAAATGTACCTATGGACATAAATGCAAGTATTATCACCCAGAAAGGGGAAATCAGCCACAAAGGTCCGTAGCTGATGAACTTCGTGCCATGTCTCGGAACAACATAGCCAAAACCGCTGGTGAAATTGGACTGGTGAAGAGCAACAGCGTGCCTTCAAATACAAAGATTGACACCAGCTCAGACGGAAAACGCTCAACTCCAAAGAGGCAGTCAGATCCTAGTATAAGAACTCATGCGTATGACTTGGAGGAAAAGCTCCCCACCAAAAACAAGTTGGAAACTAGGTCTGTGCCATCTTTAGTTAGTATATCAAGCATAAAACCCCAAAGTACAACTCCATCTAGAAATGGAGCTCTTGCCAATGTGCATTTACCATCTCAGGACCAAGTACTACCTGGACTGTACTCTCCAATGATATTGGCAGCAAAGAATCATGGGACAATCCCATGTGACCAATACCCTAAATGTGAATCCCCTATCGATACTGGATATTATTCAATGATGAATGCTTATTCAAACCTCAGCTTCTCTGGAAACCGAAGTCCGGAACGTCGTTTCTCATTGGATACAGATTACCGGATAAGTTTTGTGGCTTCTGACTGCAGCAGCGAAGGTAGCTTGAGTTGTGGGAGCAGTGACTCCTACTCAGGTTATAACGACCGATCTTATGTCAGCTCCCCTGACCCTCAGCTGGAGGACAACCTGAAATGTCAGCATATTCACACACACAGCCGGGCAAATTCTCAAGCATTCCAAGGCTACCATGACCCCTTGATGAGGGTCCAAAGTTATGGTCATGAGCCAGAGCCAAAGCACCACCATAAGCCTCCACCACCGTACATGCCATTACCACCCTTGCATCATGCTGTTGCTGCACGTTCAAGCTGCCCAAATGATTACCATGTTTCCCCAAATTCACCTATGTCAAAGAGTGGAATTATGGGTAGATCACTGGTTTCTACAAGAATGGAGAGCATCTCTGATTCCCGCTTGTATGAAAGCCCTCCTCAACGACAGCACAAAATATACCTTAGCCAAGAAAGCCCAAGAAACGGCGACCGGGGAAATTATCCTGTGGATCCTTATGGTTATCGCCCCGGTTACCCGGTTTCAGGTAACCCATCACAGCCATGTTATGAGCAGTTTGCTTTCCAGAGCCAACTGGAGAACCAAGACCCTTCTTGGAGGGTTCCATACTGTGGCATCCCCCAAGAACTTCCAAGATTTtcaaacaccagagaaaaaatcTTTATGAACTTGTGTAACATCTTCCCAGCAGAACTTGTGCGCATGGTGATGAAAAGGAATCCGCACGTCACCGACGCCCAGCAGCTCGCAGCAGCCATTTTGATGGAAAAATCCCAGTGTGGATATTGA